A single region of the Raphanus sativus cultivar WK10039 chromosome 1, ASM80110v3, whole genome shotgun sequence genome encodes:
- the LOC108842682 gene encoding receptor-like protein 20 translates to MTLHVLTCFFISVFALSFLVTTLVSLPSRRLDQVESLLAFKNEFILYCNKSVTNSWTHDAISFDGVLFDEDTGGVTELKLRGACLSGTLDANSSLFRLHQLKHLDLSLNNISSSLPAEFGRLTDLEFLDLHQNRFTGELPSSISNTTGLTKLNFLDISNNSLQGKVPEWLSNLPSLTATNLSHNSFDSFPNIPPTLKYVIASNNNFTGEMPLSLCNPRNLLFLDLSNNSLTGSVPRCLSKSITVLNLRHNNVTSLPDTFSNSSLRVLDVGHNQISGKLPRSLINCESLEFVDVESNRIDDTFPFWLGSLPNLQALILGSNRFHGPISSPQYPLTMFSKLRIIDISLNILDGSLPPNYFVYWSADINSSTSRLEYGRPGVKLLNIYGSIDFSGNRFVGEIPESIGLLKSLLALNLSNNGFTGHIPSSMANLTELESLDISRNRISGTIPPELGKLSFLSYINMSYNQLTGQIPQGTQFQTQNESSFEGNIDLCGSPLRNSCSMENVSTHASKATLHSLSSRKPLLLFSFIIVFHSVLFFPIPLSTSL, encoded by the coding sequence ATGACGTTGCATGTTCTCACTTGTTTCTTTATTTCTGTCTTTGCTTTGAGTTTCTTGGTTACTACTCTTGTTTCCCTACCTTCTCGTCGTCTTGACCAAGTCGAAAGCCTTCTAGCTTTCAAAAACGAGTTTATTCTGTACTGCAACAAATCAGTGACAAACTCTTGGACCCATGATGCTATCTCCTTTGATGGGGTTTTGTTTGATGAAGACACCGGTGGTGTCACGGAGCTAAAACTTCGTGGTGCGTGTCTCAGCGGCACTCTCGATGCTAACAGTAGCCTCTTCAGATTACACCAGCTCAAGCATCTGGATCTGTCTCTCAACAACATTTCCTCTTCGCTACCTGCAGAGTTTGGCCGACTCACCGACTTAGAGTTCTTGGATCTTCACCAAAACCGCTTCACTGGAGAGCTTCCATCCTCAATCAGCAACACCACTGGTTTAACCAAGCTTAATTTCCTAGACATTTCTAACAACAGTCTCCAAGGAAAAGTTCCCGAATGGTTATCGAATCTTCCTTCTTTGACCGCGACTAATCTCTCTCACAACTCCTTTGATAGTTTCCCTAACATTCCACCAACCTTGAAGTACGTGATCGCATCAAACAACAATTTCACAGGAGAGATGCCTCTCTCTTTGTGCAATCCAAGGAACCTATTATTCCTTGATCTGTCGAACAACAGTTTAACTGGTTCGGTTCCAAGATGCTTGAGTAAATCTATCACGGTATTGAATCTCCGTCACAACAACGTTACAAGCCTTCCGGACACATTCTCCAACAGCTCGCTCAGAGTGCTTGACGTTGGCCACAACCAAATAAGTGGCAAGCTTCCAAGGTCACTTATAAATTGCGAAAGCCTAGAGTTTGTAGATGTGGAGAGCAATCGCATCGATGACACGTTTCCTTTCTGGTTGGGGTCTTTGCCGAATCTGCAAGCACTTATACTAGGATCAAACAGATTTCACGGTCCTATATCTTCTCCTCAGTATCCCCTGACGATGTTTTCAAAACTGAGGATCATTGACATATCGCTTAACATACTTGACGGCAGTCTCCCACCAAACTACTTTGTGTACTGGAGTGCAGACATCAATAGTAGTACTAGTAGGCTTGAGTATGGTCGACCGGGAGTGAAACTTCTTAACATATACGGAAGCATTGATTTCTCTGGAAACAGGTTTGTAGGAGAGATTCCCGAATCCATTGGTCTTTTGAAGTCGCTGCTTGCCCTCAACTTATCCAACAACGGATTCACCGGTCATATTCCATCGTCTATGGCCAACCTCACGGAGCTTGAGTCACTCGATATATCTAGAAACCGAATTTCTGGAACAATTCCACCAGAGTTAGGGAAGCTCTCCTTCTTGTCGTATATTAACATGTCATACAACCAACTCACTGGCCAAATACCACAGGGTACTCAATTTCAAACGCAAAATGAGTCTTCATTTGAAGGGAATATCGATCTATGTGGCTCTCCTCTTCGAAATAGTTGCTCCATGGAAAATGTATCAACTCATGCTTCCAAAGCTACGCTGCATAGCCTTAGTTCCCGTAAACCCTTGCTGCTATTCTCGTTCATCATAGTCTTTCATTCTGTTCTCTTTTTCCCTATTCCACTTTCAACAAGTTTGTAG
- the LOC108842688 gene encoding uncharacterized protein LOC108842688: protein MKTKHSPGEDDPNPIIGFCKATSESQETALFFLEAFSWDLDKAVSGFLQGHFPPVKNQPLQQSRSRSPSRQIDSSVLRSKHNKIDAAETSKTLDDDREPMRLGKEATHDEISHREDLASMSDPI from the exons ATGAAGACGAAGCATTCTCCTGGGGAAGATGATCCGAATCCGATCATCGGCTTTTGCAAGGCAACTTCAGAGTCTCAAGAAACAGCACTCTTCTTCCTCGAAGCATTCAGCTGGGATCTCGATAAAGCCGTCTCTGGTTTCCTCCAAGGTCACTTTCCTCCTGTCAAAAACCAGCCGTTGCAGCAATCTCGATCACGATCTCCCTCGAGGCAGATAGACTCATCTGTGTTGAGATCAAAGCATAATAAGATAGACGCAGCTGAAACCTCCAAAAC TTTGGATGATGATAGAGAGCCTATGAGACTTGGCAAAGAAGCAACTCATGATGAAATATCACATAGAGAAGATTTGGCCTCTATGTCTGATCCTATCTGA
- the LOC108855612 gene encoding receptor-like protein 54, translated as MMALRFPVFSFICYFFFCVFALSFIVTTIVSQPYRRPDQIEILLAFKDEFTEYECNDSVASSWIRDAISFDGVVFDSETGVVTKLDLRGGCLSSTLGGNSSLFKFHYLRYLDLSYNKINPNSFSYNNIYSFLAELDRLVNLESLDLSNNDLVGKVPSSISNLSRLTYLDLSSNDLNSRFPLLYNLTKLSSLDLSNNRLEGKVPEWLWNLPSLTALSLSHNSFNSFQGSQEEVFLNSSLVYLYLTSNAFHGPFPKIPETMRYMVASNNDFTGEIPLSLCNPRNLSVLDLSNNNFSGSVPSCLSESLTVLNLRDNKLRRLPDMFYRSDSLKTLDVGHNQITGKLPRSLLSCTSLEVLNVESNRMTDTFPSWLKSLPNLQVVILRSNGLYGPITYPPSNISFPKLRIIDISSNNFTGSLPPNYFLNWNASLVNVPEDHQRRPQYMGDSYSLGFQPSLYVTNKGLHLKLEKILRIFRAIDFSGNRLEGQIPESIGLLKSLHVLDLSNNRFKGYIPSSLGKLINLESLDLSRNQVSGKIPQEIASLNFLEYINMSYNKLTGPIPQSTQIIGQQGSSFEGNVDLCGLPLEKSCFGESCLPTTQIQQSKSPKQEQVLNWKAAEIGYGLGVVFGIAIGQVIATYKPVLFFKLFRL; from the coding sequence ATGATGGCACTACGCTTTCCAGTTTTCTCCTTTATTTGTTATTTCTTCTTTTGTGTCTTTGCTTTAAGCTTCATAGTTACTACTATTGTTTCTCAACCTTACCGTCGTCCCGACCAAATCGAGATCCTCCTGGCTTTCAAGGATGAGTTCACTGAGTACGAGTGCAACGATTCGGTGGCCAGCTCTTGGATCAGAGACGCTATCTCTTTTGATGGGGTTGTGTTTGATAGCGAGACCGGTGTTGTGACTAAACTAGACCTACGTGGTGGATGTCTAAGTTCCACTCTCGGGGGTAATAGTAGCCTCTTCAAATTCCACTACCTCAGGTATCTCGATCTTTCTTACAACAAAATTAACCCGAACTCATTCTCTTACAACAACATTTACTCATTCCTCGCCGAACTTGACAGACTCGTCAACTTAGAGTCCTTGGATCTTTCTAATAATGACTTAGTCGGGAAAGTTCCATCCTCTATCAGTAACCTAAGCCGTCTAACCTACCTAGACCTTTCATCTAACGATCTCAACAGTAGATTTCCTCTTTTATACAATCTTACCAAGCTTTCTTCTTTAGACCTTTCTAATAATAGACTCGAAGGGAAAGTACCTGAATGGTTATGGAATCTACCTTCCTTGACCGCGTTGAGTCTCTCTCACAACTCCTTTAATAGTTTCCAAGGTTCTCAAGAAGAAGTGTTCCTTAATTCATCACTTGTCTACTTATATCTAACTTCAAACGCCTTTCACGGTCCTTTTCCTAAAATTCCAGAAACCATGAGATACATGGTTGCATCAAATAATGATTTCACAGGAGAGATACCTCTTTCGTTGTGCAATCCAAGGAACCTGTCCGTCCTCGATTTATCAAACAACAATTTCAGTGGTTCAGTTCCAAGTTGCTTGAGTGAATCACTGACAGTGTTGAATCTTCGTGACAACAAGCTTAGAAGACTTCCCGACATGTTCTACAGAAGCGACTCGTTGAAGACACTTGATGTTGGTCACAATCAAATCACTGGAAAGCTTCCAAGGTCTCTTTTGAGTTGCACAAGCCTAGAGGTTCTAAACGTGGAGAGCAATAGAATGACAGACACTTTCCCGTCCTGGCTGAAGTCTCTACCGAACCTGCAAGTCGTTATCTTACGATCAAACGGATTATATGGTCCGATAACTTATCCTCCAAGTAATATATCGTTTCCTAAGCTGCGTATAATTGATATATCTAGTAACAATTTTACCGGAAGTCTACCACCAAATTACTTTCTTAACTGGAATGCATCATTGGTTAACGTCCCTGAAGATCATCAACGGCGACCACAGTACATGGGAGATTCTTACTCGCTTGGGTTTCAACCTTCTTTGTATGTCACTAACAAAGGACTACATCTAAAGTTGGAAAAAATCTTAAGGATTTTCAGGGCCATTGATTTCTCTGGAAACAGACTTGAAGGCCAGATTCCTGAGTCAATAGGTCTCTTGAAGTCCCTTCATGTGTTGGACTTGTCAAACAACAGATTCAAGGGTTATATTCCATCATCTTTGGGGAAACTCATCAACCTTGAGTCACTGGATCTATCTCGGAACCAAGTCTCTGGGAAAATTCCCCAAGAGATAGCAAGCCTCAATTTCTTGGAGTATATTAACATGTCATACAACAAACTCACCGGCCCAATACCACAGAGTACACAGATTATAGGGCAGCAGGGTTCTTCATTTGAAGGGAATGTCGATCTCTGTGGTCTTCCTCTAGAAAAAAGCTGCTTTGGGGAAAGCTGTCTACCAACAACACAAATACAACAGTCAAAGTCGCCCAAGCAAGAACAAGTATTGAATTGGAAAGCAGCAGAAATAGGTTATGGCCTTGGAGTAGTGTTCGGTATAGCAATCGGACAAGTTATTGCTACATACAAACCTGTGTTGTTCTTTAAATTGTTCCGTCTTTGA
- the LOC108842697 gene encoding receptor-like protein 20 — MTLHVRLSSISCFFGCVFALSFLVTTLVSLPYRRLDQVESLLAFKNEFLPSCNNSVTDSWTRDAISFDGVLFDEDTGGVTELKLRGACLSGTLDANSSLFRLHEIRYLDLSFNDFSSLLPAEFGRLTDLEYLDLHHNGFTGELPSSFSNPGLANTTILTKLYFLDLSNNSLQGKVPEWLWNLPSLTALSLSHNSLDSFEGSPESLHSSSVLVHLFLNSNAFRGFFPNIPPTVKYILASDNNFTGEMPLSLCNSRNLLFLDLSNNRLRGSVPSCLSESLAVLNLHHNSLRSLPETFSNSSLKMLNVGHNQISGKLPRSLVHCKSLEYVTVESNHINDTFPFWLESLPNLQALILRSNRFHGPISSPQHPLPFSKLMIIDISRNMFDGSLPPNYFLNWSAAISSTLEEYSGHRLKSIGDSYSLGFHPSMSINMKGINIEMRIPYIFAIVDFSGNRFEGHIPESIGLLNWRQVALNLANNSFTGHIPDSIGQWKSLIAINLANNGFTGHIPSPLANLTYLESLDISRNQLSGTIPQELASISFLVYINVSHNKLTGQIPQGTQITGQPESAFKGNGLCGLPLPKSCFRENVSATMQKQPSHASKAMHNFNSRDTLLLFSFLIVFHFVLSFSIPLSKSL; from the coding sequence ATGACGTTGCATGTGCGTCTTAGCTCCATATCTTGTTTCTTTGGTTGTGTCTTTGCTTTGAGCTTTTTGGTTACTACTCTTGTTTCTCTACCTTATCGTCGCCTTGACCAAGTCGAGAGCCTTCTGGCTTTCAAAAATGAGTTCCTTCCGTCATGCAACAATTCAGTTACAGACTCTTGGACCCGTGACGCTATCTCCTTTGATGGGGTTTTGTTTGATGAAGACACCGGTGGTGTCACGGAGCTAAAACTTCGTGGAGCATGTCTCAGCGGAACACTCGATGCTAATAGTAGCCTCTTCAGATTACACGAGATCAGGTATCTGGATCTTTCTTTCAACGACTTTTCCTCTTTGTTACCCGCAGAGTTTGGGCGACTCACCGACTTAGAGTACTTGGATCTTCACCATAATGGCTTTACTGGAGAGCTTCCTTCCTCATTCAGCAACCCAGGCCTTGCAAACACCACCATATTAACCAAGCTTTATTTTCTAGACCTTTCTAACAATAGTCTCCAAGGAAAAGTGCCTGAATGGTTATGGAATCTTCCTTCGTTGACCGCGCTTAGTCTCTCTCACAACTCCCTTGATAGTTTCGAAGGTTCTCCAGAATCGCTCCATAGCTCTTCAGTACTAGTCCACCTGTTTTTGAATTCAAACGCCTTTCGAGGATTTTTTCCCAACATTCCACCAACCGTCAAGTACATACTTGCATCAGACAACAATTTCACAGGAGAGATGCCTCTTTCCTTGTGCAATTCAAGGAACCTATTATTTCTTGATCTGTCGAACAACAGATTACGTGGTTCGGTTCCAAGTTGCTTGAGTGAATCACTAGCAGTGTTGAATCTCCATCACAACAGCCTCAGAAGCCTTCCCGAAACATTCTCCAACAGCTCACTCAAAATGCTTAACGTTGGCCACAATCAAATAAGTGGGAAGCTTCCAAGGTCTCTTGTACATTGCAAAAGCCTAGAGTATGTAACTGTGGAGAGTAATCACATCAATGACACGTTTCCTTTCTGGTTGGAGTCTTTGCCAAATCTGCAAGCACTTATCCTACGATCAAACAGATTCCACGGTCCTatatcttctcctcagcatcctCTACCATTTTCAAAACTGATGATAATTGACATATCTCGTAACATGTTTGACGGAAGCCTGCCACCAAATTACTTTTTGAATTGGAGTGCAGCCATCAGTAGTACGCTTGAAGAATATAGTGGCCACCGATTGAAATCCATCGGAGATTCTTACTCGCTTGGGTTTCATCCTTCCATGTCTATAAACATGAAAGGAATAAACATAGAGATGAGGATCCCTTACATTTTTGCAATCGTTGATTTCTCTGGAAACAGATTTGAAGGACATATTCCAGAATCGATTGGTCTTTTGAATTGGCGGCAGGTTGCACTCAACTTAGCCAACAACAGTTTCACCGGTCATATTCCAGATTCCATAGGTCAGTGGAAGTCGCTGATTGCGATCAACTTAGCCAACAACGGATTCACCGGTCATATTCCATCGCCTTTGGCCAACCTCACATATCTCGAGTCACTGGATATATCCCGTAACCAACTTTCTGGGACAATTCCACAAGAGTTAGCAAGTATCTCGTTCTTGGTGTATATTAATGTATCACATAACAAACTCACTGGCCAAATACCACAGGGTACACAGATTACAGGCCAACCTGAGTCTGCATTTAAAGGGAATGGTCTATGTGGCCTTCCTCTTCCAAAGAGTTGCTTCAGGGAAAATGTATCAGCAACAATGCAGAAGCAACCATCTCATGCTTCTAAAGCAATGCATAACTTCAATTCCCGTGACACCTTGCTGCTATTCTCGTTCCTCATAGTCTTTCATTttgttctctctttctctattcCACTTTCTAAAAGTTTGTAG
- the LOC130508601 gene encoding uncharacterized protein LOC130508601, which yields MATEISLDLINRLKVSLRNEAKLSSLGDYTDSSTLITLPTAPEAIAELDASAPHLLRCRNCKGKLLRGIESLICVFCGKQQRTSENPPDPIKFTSTCGYKWFLSSLDLDGSEMVEPLKEANGSRMGAKVPVAKGIALSEFLDFGVQWIAREGETLNNGVDDGQSMRKKNRLDLGGISVDDLSKVDTVESKPEEDDFKDPRSLSLFDDGVKSQGVSESQKSEKDAQKIVTSGEHENLSLFAGRDAQDGVSLAEQGNFGFFEEKDVQHPVKEGESLSLFEGRDEQRTSSSENTESFGFFEGKDAQRDSSFRDDESFGLFQGKDAQRNSALKADANLGLFEGGGDGQRNSDSKEDEDFGLFEAALSSNAGIKSFDDKVVASSSTWDSDFQSVSQEKISSDPFVSSPADLSAHMDSVFGSGKKLFYEKPADSSTAYVSNAGDWLQDDLFGDVTGKTQNNDQTSHEGQVVGGNVSSSMDIDWMGDDLWQTSEKKALEQTPTDDNDGDDDWNDFASSVNSKTPSNLLSRTMESSQEEEIFDGLALVKNDVNERSKDEMQNTGTAGVISDIGKGQEDDLFGTWDTFTSSTVLQTPVQPPTNHVYSSAELNPEMNLFGDSSHRSDLAFDCFPESTGGQAMPSGTSTLERTSDPDGKDQTLDLVSTTTSHKSKSDVAEELISQMHDLSFMLETKLSVPPITKAE from the exons ATGGCGACGGAGATCTCGTTGGATCTGATCAACCGACTCAAGGTCTCGCTTCGAAACGAGGCCAAGCTCTCCTCTCTCGGCGATTACACGGATTCCTCTACCCTCATTACCCTTCCCACAGCTCCGGAGGCAATCGCGGAGCTCGACGCTTCGGCTCCTCACCTCCTCCGTTGCCGTAACTGCAAAGGAAAGCTTCTGCGAGGGATCGAGTCTCTGATCTGCGTTTTCTGCGGCAAGCAGCAACGCACGAGCGAgaatcctcctgatccaatcaAGTTCACATCCACTTGTGGTTACAAATGGTTTCTCAGCTCTCTCGATCTGGACGGATCG GAGATGGTAGAGCCACTCAAGGAGGCGAATGGATCAAGAATGGGAGCTAAGGTGCCTGTGGCAAAGGGGATTGCTCTGTCTGAGTTTCTTGATTTTGGAGTACAATGGATTGCAAGAGAAGGAGAGACTTTAAACAATGGAGTTGATGATGGACAATCAATGCGGAAGAAGAACCGTTTGGATTTAGGAGGGATTAGTGTTGATGATCTTTCTAAAGTGGATACGGTAGAGAGCAAACCTGAGGAGGATGATTTTAAGGATCCACGTAGTCTTAGCTTATTTGATGATGGTGTAAAGAGTCAGGGAGTTTCTGAATCACAGAAGAGTGAAAAAGATGCGCAGAAGATTGTTACATCTGGAGAACATGAGAATCTTAGTTTGTTTGCGGGACGAGATGCTCAGGATGGTGTTTCTTTAGCAGAGCAGGGGAACTTTGGGTTCTTTGAGGAAAAAGATGTGCAGCACCCTGTTAAAGAGGGTGAAAGCCTTAGCCTGTTTGAGGGGAGAGATGAGCAGAGGACTAGTTCTTCTGAAAACACTGAGAGTTTTGGTTTCTTTGAGGGGAAAGATGCTCAGAGAGATAGTTCTTTCAGAGACGATGAgagttttggtttgtttcaggGTAAAGACGCTCAGAGAAATAGTGCTTTGAAAGCGGATGCTAATCTTGGTTTGTTCGAGGGTGGTGGAGATGGTCAGAGAAATAGTGATTCTAAAGAGGATGAAGATTTTGGTTTGTTTGAGGCAGCATTATCGTCAAATGCTGGGATCAAGTCTTTCGATGACAAGGTTGTTGCCTCTTCTTCTACGTGGGATTCTGACTTTCAATCTGTCTCCCAGGAAAAGATTAGTAGCGATCCGTTTGTAAGTTCTCCGGCTGATCTGTCTGCTCATATGGATTCTGTCTTTGGTTCcggaaaaaaattattctatgAAAAACCAGCAGATTCTTCAACTGCTTATGTTTCCAATGCTGGTGATTGGCTGCAAGATGATTTGTTTGGTGATGTTACTGGCAAGACTCAAAACAACGACCAGACTTCCCATGAGGGACAAGTTGTGGGAGGCAATGTAAGTTCATCCATGGATATTGATTGGATGGGAGATGATCTTTGGCAAACCAGTGAAAAGAAAGCCCTTGAGCAGACACCTACAGATGATAATGATGGTGACGATGACTGGAATGATTTTGCAAGCTCAGTTAACTCCAAGACTCCTAGTAATCTGCTTTCAAGAACCATGGAAAGTTCCCAAGAGGAGGAGATATTTGATGGGCTGGCGCTTGTTAAGAACGATGTTAATGAGCGGAGCAAAGATGAGATGCAGAATACTGGTACAGCAGGCGTGATATCTGACATAGGCAAAGGTCAAGAAGATGATCTCTTTGGGACTTGGGATACTTTCACATCCTCAACCGTTTTGCAAACACCTGTGCAGCCTCCCACGAACCATGTGTATTCATCTGCTGAGCTGAATCCGGAAATGAACTTGTTTGGGGATAGTAGCCATCGCAGTGACCTTGCTTTTGATTGCTTTCCGGAAAGTACTGGAGGCCAAGCCATGCCTTCTGGAACCTCCACCTTAGAGAG AACCAGTGATCCTGATGGTAAAGATCAAACACTTGATCTTGTAAGCACAACAACATCTCACAAGTCAAAGAGTGATGTTGCGGAGGAGCTGATCTCACAGATGCATGATCTCTCGTTTATGCTCGAGACCAAACTCTCTGTACCTCCAATCACCAAGGCAGAGTAA
- the LOC130508607 gene encoding mitogen-activated protein kinase kinase kinase 18, whose product MNWTRGKPLGRGSSATVYSATCQDSGETIAVKSAEFHQSEFLQREAKILSSLNSPYVIGYRGCEVTKEALATYNLLMEYAPYGTLADVAAKNGGFIDEPRVVSYTRQILLGLEYVHNSKGIAHCDIKASNVLVGANGEAKIADFGCAKWVEPELTEPVRGTPAFMAPEVARGERQGKESDVWALGCTVIEMVTGLPPWSGADSTNPVSVLYRVGYMGESPELPSSLTEQAKDFLGKCLRRDAKERWTATQLLNHPFLITKPDTEPELVTGLVTNSPTSVTDQMFWRSVEEEERPSWWECHEERIGVLSWIGQAVVDPTWDMGGEDWITVRRNND is encoded by the coding sequence atgAATTGGACGAGAGGAAAACCATTAGGCCGTGGCTCCTCAGCCACCGTATACTCTGCCACTTGTCAAGACTCCGGGGAAACCATCGCCGTGAAATCTGCCGAGTTTCACCAGTCGGAGTTTTTGCAAAGAGAAGCTAAAATCCTCTCCTCTCTAAATTCTCCTTACGTCATCGGATACAGAGGATGCGAAGTTACGAAAGAGGCCTTAGCTACTTACAACCTTCTCATGGAGTACGCACCGTACGGAACGCTGGCCGACGTGGCGGCCAAGAACGGCGGTTTCATCGACGAGCCTCGGGTGGTGAGCTACACGCGCCAGATACTTCTTGGTCTGGAGTACGTTCATAACTCGAAGGGGATCGCGCATTGCGACATCAAGGCGAGCAACGTGCTCGTCGGAGCGAACGGAGAGGCCAAGATCGCCGACTTCGGCTGCGCGAAGTGGGTCGAACCGGAGTTGACCGAACCGGTTAGAGGAACTCCGGCTTTTATGGCGCCGGAGGTGGCGCGTGGAGAGAGGCAAGGGAAGGAGAGTGACGTTTGGGCGTTGGGGTGTACGGTGATAGAGATGGTCACCGGTTTGCCTCCGTGGAGTGGGGCGGATTCGACCAACCCGGTTTCGGTTCTCTACCGGGTCGGTTATATGGGTGAGTCGCCTGAGCTGCCTTCCTCGCTTACGGAACAAGCAAAGGATTTTTTGGGAAAGTGTTTGAGAAGAGATGCGAAGGAGAGATGGACAGCGACGCAATTATTAAACCATCCGTTCTTGATAACCAAACCGGATACTGAACCGGAACTGGTAACGGGTTTGGTTACGAACTCACCGACAAGCGTGACGGATCAAATGTTCTGGAGGTCAGTGGAAGAGGAGGAGCGTCCAAGCTGGTGGGAGTGCCACGAGGAGAGAATTGGAGTACTAAGCTGGATTGGTCAGGCTGTGGTGGATCCCACGTGGGATATGGGCGGTGAAGATTGGATCACGGTTCGACGGAATAATGATTAG